A window of Bacteroidota bacterium genomic DNA:
ATAATGCGAACCGATATACCCGATTACAGCAACCCCAACAAAAATTGTCAGAAGTCCCAACCCCGGTATTTCTAATTGTTCAATGCCCGGAACCTTTATTGGTATTTGGAAAGGAAGCAAGCCATCGATCCAGAATATCGTTTTTAATAACACCCATAAGGTTACAACGATAGGCACGACAAACAGGCAGCCTTGTAAAAAGTAATTTAGAATCTTTTTCATTTTATTTGAATTGAATGGTAAATATCGCAAAAGTAATGTTCGTGATTAGGCTTGTCTGCAATAGAAACTAACTATCTGTATTGAATAAGTTTATTTTGGATGGGCTTTGGGCTAAAAAGAGGGTTTTAAAGATGGACCTTATAAGAAATTTTAAATAATTTCGGATTTCGGAATGCGGATTTCGGATTGATGCTTCGTAGGAGATGCAATGTAAATTTGCAATGGAAGTTCATAGTGGATGAAATAAGTTTAAAGTAAACAGACAAGCTATAATCA
This region includes:
- a CDS encoding DUF502 domain-containing protein, translating into MKKILNYFLQGCLFVVPIVVTLWVLLKTIFWIDGLLPFQIPIKVPGIEQLEIPGLGLLTIFVGVAVIGYIGSHYIRNPFFSYAEKAANRAPLVKLIYSSVKDLVEAFVGEKKD